DNA sequence from the Prosthecodimorpha staleyi genome:
CTGATAGGCCGCCGTATTCAACGAGAAGGTCAGCAGCACGCACCAATAGGCTTCTTTGAAGAAGCCCCACAGGCCGATTCCACGCAAGGCGTCGGAGAACTCGCCGGCGCCATAATAGACCAGGAAGGTTTGCGCCAGGAGCGGTGTGCCCCGGAAGAAGTAGACGTAGCCGTAGGCGAGCGTCGAAGCAAAGCCGCGGTTCTTGAAGCGCGCCAGCGCCAGGGGCAGCGACAGCAGTCCGCCGAGCACGATCGAGATGGCGACAAGTTGCAGCGTGACCCCGAGTCCCTCGGCGAGACGCGGCCAGTAGCGCACGAAGATGTCGTTGCCGAACCACGTGCCGATCGCCACCGGCCAGTCGGACAGGACCAGGCTTGCGATCACCGCCGCCAGCGCCAGCGCCACCAGGTCGCCGGTTCGGGCTTCGCCGAAGAAGCCGGACGCCGTCGGCGGCGCCTCCGGATGCGGGGCTGTCGTCACGCTCCCGCCCTCCGCTCGCCGCGATTGGCCCAGCGCTCGATCCAGCCGATGCCGATCGAAGAAACCATCGCCAGGACAAGATAGATCAGGCAAGCCACGAGAAAGAAGAAGAAGGGCTCCTTCGTCACGCCGACGGCAATGAAGGTCGAACGCAGAAGATCGGGCAGTGCGATCACGGAGACCAGCGAGGTTTCCTTGAGCAGGATCAACCACAGATTGGAGATGCCGGGCAGTGCGAAGCGCCAGAGCTGCGGCAGGACGACGAGGCGCAAGGTAAGCAGGCGGTTCAGGCCGAGCGCCCGAGAGGCCTCGATTTGGCCGATCGTGATGCCCTTGAAGGCACCGAGGAAGACCTCGCTCGAATAGGCCGAGAAGACCATTCCCAGCGCCACCATCCCGGCCACGAAGGCATTGACCTCGATCGGCTCGGGATCCTCGACGAGGAGGGCCTGAACTTCCTGGATCAGCCGCTGGCCGCCGTAATAGATGATCAGCAGCGTCAGCAGTTCGGGCAGGCCGCGAAACACGGTCGTATAGAGATTGCCGAGCAACCGGGCGACCGGGCCTCCGGAGTGCTTCGCCAGGGCGATCAGGAATCCGAGCAGCAGCCCGAACGGCAGCGTGGCGATCCCGAGCGCAACCGTGATGGCGGTGCCGGCGGCGATCTCGTCACCCCAGCCGTTCGGCCCCCAGGCCAGCAGTTGGATAAGGGATTCGATCCGGTCCAAATCAGCCTGTCCGAAAGGGAAGCGGGTGGATCGGCGGCATGGCCGGCCGGACCGCACCGGAGGCGCGCGCTCCGGCCAGCGCACCGGCGGGACCGAAGCGGCCCGCGTCCCCGGATCGCCCGGAGAGGGGCCGCGCCGATGCGGCGGGTCGGACCACCAACCCCGCCGGACGTCGACCGGCGGGGCGCCAGGTCCGGATCAATAGATCGAGAAGGGGAAATACTTCTTGTTGAGCTTCTCGTAGGTGCCGTCCTTGATGATCTCGGCAAGCGCCTTGTTGAACTGCTGCTTGAGGTCCTTGTCCTCCTTGCGCACGGCAATGCCGGCGCCCTCGCCGAAATACTTCACATCCTTGATGTCGGGGCCGACGAACTGGCAGCACTTGCCCGCATCGCCCTTCTCCAGCCATTCGTAGAGAACGACCGAATCCGCCAGAACGCCGTCGAGCCGGCCGGCCGCGAGGTCCGCATTGGCTTCGTCCTGGGTGCCGTAGAGTTTCACGGTGACGCCCTTGGACTTGTAAAGATCTTCGAGATAGTTCGCATGGATCGTCGAAGATTGCGCGCCGACGGTCTTGCCCTTGAGGGCTTCGGGGGTGACCGCCGTAAAGCCACCGACCTTCTTGGTCGCGAACCGCGCCGGGGTCTGGTAATACTTGTCGGTGAAGTCGACTTGCTTCTTGCGCTCCTCGGTGATCGACATCGAGGCGACAATGGCGTCGTACTTCTTGGCCTTCAGCGCCGGGATGATGCCGTCCCAGTCCTGGGCCATGAACTCGCACTTCGCCTTCATCTTGTCGCAGAGCGCCTTGGCGATGTCGATGTCGAAGCCCTGCAGCTCCTTGTTGGAATCCTGGAAGTTGAAGGGCGGATAGGCGCCCTCCGTACCGATCCGGATCGTCTTCCATTCCTTCGCGGCAACGGGCATGGCGGCCGTGGCAAAGGCAACCGCCGCCGCGGCCAGTCCGATGACGAAACGCATGACGTCTTCCTCTTCGTTGGTTTACCCGTTCCGCAAGCACCCCGGGCTTCCACCTGGACTGCCGGTGCCTGCCTATTCAAATTTCACACTGTTTCCGGGCTTTACGCAACGGGGGCGGGCTCAATCTCGGGGATTATTGCGGGCACGCGCCGGCTCGCGCCGCACGCCAGGCAGCCGGCACGCCATCCGGTAACCCTAACAGCACCGCGCCGCTCCTCTTGCCGTTTTCTTTAGAGTTGACCGGCAGGATCGGCGGCATCAGGGGTTGGCCATGTCTCAAGTGCCTCATTGTCGCTTCCTTATACTTGTCGACCGGGGCAGGATCACCGCGCCCGCGTCGGCCTGCATGGATCCGTCCTTAAGGGTCCCGACATCTCCCCTGACGCCTTGGATATCCGGCTGTCGTCCGCACGCAGGTCGCCGTAGCCCGAACGGACCGGCCGCACGATGACCAAACAGGCCTTGCCCAACCGGAATCCCAGTCGATTTGGACGGGCTGAGATGCGCGTCGGGGTCGCGCCGCCGCGGCCGACCAAGGCGCCGGAGCCGGGCAGACCCGCCTTCCGTTCCTATCGGACGAAGTTTCTCCTGACGGTCGTTCCGACGATCGTGGTCCTCAATCTGCTGATCAGCATCATCTTCGGCTATGCGGCCTACGATATGGTCAAGCAGGAGGTGCACCAGAAGCATTGGGCGAGTATCCGCGGCTTTGCGTCGGCCTTGTCGGATACCCTCTGGCACTATCGCTACGATCAGGCCCGTCTGATCGTCCAAGGCATGTTCGGCAACAACGAGGTCACCATCGTCCGGGTCCTCGACGAGACCGGCCGTCCGATCATCGAATCCGGCCAAATGGGGCCGGACCTGAATCACCTGTCGACCCCGATCCACTATACCGACGGCAACCGATCGACCCGCGTCGGCGTGCTCGAGGTCGGCTATTCGAATGTCACGCTGTCGCAGAGGCTCCTGCAGAGCGTCGCCCATGCGATGCTGCACACGTCGCTGTCCAGCCTGGCGCT
Encoded proteins:
- a CDS encoding ABC transporter permease gives rise to the protein MTTAPHPEAPPTASGFFGEARTGDLVALALAAVIASLVLSDWPVAIGTWFGNDIFVRYWPRLAEGLGVTLQLVAISIVLGGLLSLPLALARFKNRGFASTLAYGYVYFFRGTPLLAQTFLVYYGAGEFSDALRGIGLWGFFKEAYWCVLLTFSLNTAAYQAEILAGAIRSVSRGQWEAAHALGLSKPVAFVKIILPQAFVTALRPYGNEVILMIEGSAVASVVTVFDLMGATRLAANRTFDEQVYLWAAVVYLLLVETIRRVWDLLERGLTRHLRRRA
- a CDS encoding ABC transporter permease produces the protein MESLIQLLAWGPNGWGDEIAAGTAITVALGIATLPFGLLLGFLIALAKHSGGPVARLLGNLYTTVFRGLPELLTLLIIYYGGQRLIQEVQALLVEDPEPIEVNAFVAGMVALGMVFSAYSSEVFLGAFKGITIGQIEASRALGLNRLLTLRLVVLPQLWRFALPGISNLWLILLKETSLVSVIALPDLLRSTFIAVGVTKEPFFFFLVACLIYLVLAMVSSIGIGWIERWANRGERRAGA
- a CDS encoding ABC transporter substrate-binding protein; protein product: MRFVIGLAAAAVAFATAAMPVAAKEWKTIRIGTEGAYPPFNFQDSNKELQGFDIDIAKALCDKMKAKCEFMAQDWDGIIPALKAKKYDAIVASMSITEERKKQVDFTDKYYQTPARFATKKVGGFTAVTPEALKGKTVGAQSSTIHANYLEDLYKSKGVTVKLYGTQDEANADLAAGRLDGVLADSVVLYEWLEKGDAGKCCQFVGPDIKDVKYFGEGAGIAVRKEDKDLKQQFNKALAEIIKDGTYEKLNKKYFPFSIY